One genomic segment of Ictalurus punctatus breed USDA103 chromosome 4, Coco_2.0, whole genome shotgun sequence includes these proteins:
- the LOC124627846 gene encoding extracellular calcium-sensing receptor-like: protein MLFAIEEINNRTDILPGVKLGYKIYDSCGSLEMATRASLSLVNGNGENISVMSCSKPDTVQAIIGQTSSTPTIAIAATVGPLKIPVISHFATCACLSDRRKYPSFFRTVPSDYYQSRALARLVRHFGWTWVGALCSDNDYGNNGINEFIIAAKEEGICVEYSKAFFKTDSREKILKVVETIKASTSKVIVAFVAYTDLGVLLKEMALQNMTGFQWIGSESWISNTNPANAQWQHLLKGSVGFAMPKAQINGLGEFLTKLTPASDVVFYKELWETIFDCKLMTQENAEIKQRCKSNESLSQVQNLYTDVSELRIANNIYKAVYAVAYALHKRYGCSKRDIGQEGPVVSELTKLHFTTTNGEDVYLDENGDPAARYEVLNWQQGKNGEIVFVKVGFYDGSLQSHLQLTFNNMSIDWAHNKPQVPVSVCNPSCTPGTRKAVQKGRPICCFDCIPCAEGEISNITDSITCIKCPPELWSNDRKDTCVLKLVEFLSFEEIMGIILVSFSLLGVSFTICIAVIFFKHKETPIVRANNSELSFLLLFSLTLCFLCSLTFIGQPTEWSCMLRHTAFGITFVLCISCVLGKTVVVLMAFRATLPGSNVMKWFGPLQQRLSVLAFTLIQVLICVLWLTISPPFPYKNMKYYKEKIILECNVGSAIGFWAVLGYIGLLAVLCFILAFLARKLPDNFNEAKFITFSILIFCAVWITFIPAYVSSPGKFTVAVEIFAILASSFGLLFCIFVPKCYIIMLKPEKNTKKEMMGKAPAK, encoded by the exons ATGTTATTTGCCATTGAGGAAATCAACAACAGAACCGATATTCTTCCTGGGGTCAAATTGGGTTATAAAATCTATGATTCCTGTGGATCTCTTGAAATGGCCACAAGAGCCTCATTGTCCTTGGTTAATGGAAATGGAGAAAATATATCTGTAATGTCTTGCTCTAAACCTGACACAGTTCAAGCAATCATAGGACAAACATCCTCCACTCCCACTATTGCTATTGCTGCTACTGTGGGACCTTTGAAAATACCTGTG ATCAGTCACTTTGCAACATGTGCATGCCTAAGTGACAGGAGGAAATACCCATCTTTCTTCAGAACTGTTCCCAGTGATTATTACCAGAGCAGAGCTTTGGCTAGGTTGGTCAGGCATTTTGGCTGGACATGGGTAGGGGCCCTATGCAGTGATAATGACTATGGGAACAATGGCATAAATGAATTTATCATTGCAGCCAAAGAAGAGGGAATATGTGTTGAATATTCCAAAGCATTCTTTAAGACAGACTCCAGGGAAAAAATTCTGAAAGTAGTTGAGACTATCAAAGCTTCAACCTCCAAAGTTATTGTAGCATTTGTTGCATATACAGACCTTGGGGTTCTTCTAAAGGAAATGGCCTTACAGAACATGACTGGGTTTCAGTGGATTGGAAGTGAGTCTTGGATTTCTAATACAAACCCAGCGAATGCTCAATGGCAGCATCTTTTGAAAGGGTCTGTGGGTTTCGCTATGCCAAAAGCTCAAATCAATGGCCTAGGAGAATTTCTGACCAAGCTTACTCCAGCTTCTGATGTTGTTTTTTACAAAGAGTTGTGGGAAACAATATTTGACTGTAAACTTATGACACAAGAAAATGctgagataaaacaaaggtGCAAGAGCAATGAAAGTCTCAGTCAAGTTCAAAATCTTTATACAGATGTTTCAGAGTTACGAATTGCAAATAATATTTACAAGGCTGTGTATGCTGTGGCTTATGCCCTACACAAAAGATATGGCTGTTCAAAGAGGGACATTGGACAAGAAGGTCCT GTAGTCAGTGAGTTGACAAAACTCCATTTCACCACTACAAATGGAGAGGATGTATACTTGGATGAAAATGGAGACCCAGCAGCCAGGTATGAAGTGCTAAACTGGCAACAAGGCAAAAATGGTGAAATAGTGTTTGTTAAAGTGGGCTTTTATGATGGCTCTCTGCAATCACACCTTCAGCTGACATTTAACAACATGAGTATAGATTGGGCCCACAACAAACCACAG GTGCCAGTCTCTGTGTGTAATCCAAGTTGTACCCCAGGAACCAGGAAGGCTGTGCAGAAAGGAAGGCCAATCTGCTGCTTTGACTGTATACCATGTGCAGAGGGGGAAATCAGTAATATAACAG ATTCTATAACTTGCATCAAGTGCCCACCTGAACTGTGGTCCAATGACAGGAAAGACACCTGTGTCTTAAAGCTGGTGGAATTCCTGTCATTTGAGGAAATAATGGGGATCATTCTTGTATCATTTTCTTTGTTAGGAGTATCTTTCACCATCTGCATTGCAGTAATTTTCTTTAAACACAAGGAAACCCCAATTGTTAGAGCAAATAATTCTGAACTGAGCTTCTTGCTCCTCTTCTCACTGACTCTGTGTTTCCTCTGTTCCCTTACTTTTATTGGTCAGCCCACAGAGTGGTCCTGTATGTTACGCCACACGGCGTTTGGGATCACATTCGTTCTCTGTATCTCCTGTGTTCTGGGGAAAACAGTAGTGGTGTTAATGGCCTTCAGGGCTACACTTCCTGGCAGTAATGTAATGAAATGGTTTGGGCCTCTACAGCAGAGACTCAGTGTACTTGCCTTCACTCTCATACAGGTCCTTATTTGTGTACTTTGGTTAACAATATCACCTCCTTTTCCCTACAAAAATATGAAGTACTACAAGGAAAAAATCATATTAGAATGTAATGTAGGCTCAGCTATAGGTTTTTGGGCCGTGCTGGGTTATATAGGACTCctggctgttttgtgttttattttggctTTTCTGGCTCGGAAGCTGCCTGACAATTTCAATGAAGCCAAATTCATCACATTTAGCATACTTATATTTTGTGCAGTTTGGATCACTTTTATTCCTGCTTATGTCAGCTCTCCTGGAAAATTCACTGTTGCTGTAGAGATATTTGCCATTTTAGCTTCAAGCTTTGGTTTactattctgcatatttgttcCAAAGTGTTACATAATCATGctaaaaccagaaaaaaacactaaaaaggAAATGATGGGTAAAGCACCTGCtaaatga